A window of the Lepisosteus oculatus isolate fLepOcu1 chromosome 14, fLepOcu1.hap2, whole genome shotgun sequence genome harbors these coding sequences:
- the psmb12 gene encoding proteasome 20S subunit beta 12 — protein MDDRVKGVSTGTTILAVKFNGGVLIGSDSRASIGGSYVSSKMINKLIQVHDRIFCCISGSLADAQAITRAAKFQISFHSVQMGEPPLVKAAASVMRELCYKNKEDLQAGFITAGWDRRKGPQVYSVSLGGMLLSQPFTIGGSGSTYIYGYVDSKFRPDMTKDECVTFATNALALAMGRDNVSGGVVHLAVITEKGVEHIVVPGDKLPTFHDE, from the exons ATGGACGACAGGGTCAAGGGCGTCAGCACCGGG ACCACCATCCTGGCGGTGAAGTTCAACGGGGGAGTACTGATCGGCTCCGATTCGCGGGCGTCTATCGGCGG CTCCTATGTTTCCTCCAAGATGATTAACAAGCTGATCCAGGTTCATGATCGGATCTTCTGCTGCATCTCCGGCTCCCTGGCTGATGCCCAGGCCATCACGCGGGCTGCCAAGTTCCAGATCTCCTTCCACAG TGTCCAGATGGGGGAGCCCCCCCTGGTCAAGGCTGCAGCCTCAGTCATGAGGGAGCTGTGCTACAAGAACAAGGAGGACCTGCAGGCCGGCTTCATCACTgctggctgggacaggaggaagGGCCCGCAG gtgtACTCGGTCTCTCTGGGCGGGATGCTGCTCAGTCAGCCCTTCACCATCGGGGGCTCAGGCAGCACCTACATCTACGGCTACGTTGACTCCAAATTCAGACCCGACATGACGAAGGACGAGTGCGTCACCTTTGCCACTAACG CTCTGGCCCTGGCGATGGGCAGGGATAACGTCAGCGGGGGTGTGGTTCACCTGGCTGTGATCACGGAGAAGGGGGTGGAGCACATCGTCGTCCCGGGAGACAAGCTGCCCACATTCCACGACGAGTAG
- the psmb9a gene encoding proteasome subunit beta type-9 isoform X1 produces the protein MEGAAPGWQSGEVKTGTTIIAIEFDGGVVLGSDSRVSAGETVVNRVMNKLSPLHDKIYCALSGSAADAQTIAEIVNYQLDVHSMEIGEEPLVRAAASLVKNISYKYKEELSAHLIVAGWDRRAGGQVYVTLDGLLARQPFAVGGSGSFYVYGFVDAEFRRGMSREESQRFVVNTLSLARCVSVWCVSVWCCVKCCCSLSPALSLARCVSVWCCVKCCCSLSPALSLARCVSVLCVSVWCCVKCCCSLSPALSLARCVSVWCCVKCCCSLSPALSLARCVSVVCQCVVLC, from the exons ATGGAGGGCGCGGCGCCCGGCTGGCAGTCGGGGGAGGTGAAGACAGGG ACGACCATCATCGCTATCGAGTTTGATGGAGGGGTCGTCCTGGGGTCAGACTCTCGTGTGTCCGCAGG GGAGACAGTGGTGAACAGGGTGATGAACAAGCTGTCTCCACTGCACGACAAGATCTACTGCGCTCTGTCCGGCTCTGCGGCTGACGCCCAGACCATCGCCGAGATCGTCAACTACCAGCTGGATGTCCACAG tatggAGATAGGAGAGGAGCCCCTGGTCCGCGCTGCGGCCAGTCTGGTGAAGAACATCTCCTACAAGTACAAGGAGGAGCTGTCGGCTCACCTGATCGTGGCCGGCTGGGACCGCAGGGCCGGGGGGCAG GTCTACGTGACGCTGGACGGACTGCTGGCCAGACAGCCCTTCGCCGTGGGCGGCTCTGGAAGTTTCTACGTGTACGGATTCGTGGACGCGGAGTTCCGGAGGGGGATGAGCCGAGAGGAGAGTCAGCGCTTCGTGGTCAACA ccCTGTCTCTGgccaggtgtgtcagtgtgtg gtgtgtcagtgtgtggtgTTGTGTTAAGTGTTGTTGTTCTCTCTCCCCAGCCCTGTCTCTGgccaggtgtgtcagtgtgtggtgTTGTGTTAAGTGTTGTTGTTCTCTCTCCCCAGCCCTGTCTCTGgccaggtgtgtcagtgtgttgtgtgtcagtgtgtggtgTTGTGTTAAGTGTTGTTGTTCTCTCTCCCCAGCCCTGTCTCTGgccaggtgtgtcagtgtgtggtgTTGTGTTAAGTGTTGTTGTTCTCTCTCCCCAGCCCTGTCTCTGGCcaggtgtgtcagtgttgtgtgtcagtgtgtggtgTTGTGTTAA
- the psmb9a gene encoding proteasome subunit beta type-9 isoform X2, producing the protein MEGAAPGWQSGEVKTGTTIIAIEFDGGVVLGSDSRVSAGETVVNRVMNKLSPLHDKIYCALSGSAADAQTIAEIVNYQLDVHSMEIGEEPLVRAAASLVKNISYKYKEELSAHLIVAGWDRRAGGQVYVTLDGLLARQPFAVGGSGSFYVYGFVDAEFRRGMSREESQRFVVNTLSLAMARDGSSGGVAYLVTIDAHGAEEQCILGNELPTFFTQ; encoded by the exons ATGGAGGGCGCGGCGCCCGGCTGGCAGTCGGGGGAGGTGAAGACAGGG ACGACCATCATCGCTATCGAGTTTGATGGAGGGGTCGTCCTGGGGTCAGACTCTCGTGTGTCCGCAGG GGAGACAGTGGTGAACAGGGTGATGAACAAGCTGTCTCCACTGCACGACAAGATCTACTGCGCTCTGTCCGGCTCTGCGGCTGACGCCCAGACCATCGCCGAGATCGTCAACTACCAGCTGGATGTCCACAG tatggAGATAGGAGAGGAGCCCCTGGTCCGCGCTGCGGCCAGTCTGGTGAAGAACATCTCCTACAAGTACAAGGAGGAGCTGTCGGCTCACCTGATCGTGGCCGGCTGGGACCGCAGGGCCGGGGGGCAG GTCTACGTGACGCTGGACGGACTGCTGGCCAGACAGCCCTTCGCCGTGGGCGGCTCTGGAAGTTTCTACGTGTACGGATTCGTGGACGCGGAGTTCCGGAGGGGGATGAGCCGAGAGGAGAGTCAGCGCTTCGTGGTCAACA CCCTGTCTCTGGCCATGGCGCGAGACGGCTCCAGTGGGGGCGTGGCCTACCTGGTCACCATCGACGCCCACGGCGCCGAGGAGCAGTGCATCCTGGGAAATGAGCTGCCCACCTTCTTCACCCAATGA